Proteins co-encoded in one Symmachiella macrocystis genomic window:
- a CDS encoding SMI1/KNR4 family protein, producing MSQTFAGESLMAAWDTWVKDWETARDLLVAKGGRVVHFEVAPPATAKEVLEVEKTIGKPLPASFKRVVTQFSKEVNIHVRSVDKSIIPQTLRTLFFRGEMFLIWSLEEVVYLEQERQTMLERSEGERLLDPWRHVCILQTCANGDDLVFDESSCCPEAIRFLSIKHAKGNGYLLAENFEDLIHRMTLLALPGYDDNCWLPFAKDSTSMLDPHCENARIWREWLGFQPSTK from the coding sequence ATGTCGCAAACGTTTGCCGGAGAATCGCTAATGGCTGCATGGGATACGTGGGTTAAAGATTGGGAAACGGCTCGAGATCTATTGGTTGCAAAAGGTGGTCGTGTCGTTCACTTTGAGGTGGCACCACCTGCTACCGCCAAAGAAGTACTTGAAGTGGAAAAGACGATTGGCAAGCCTCTACCTGCTAGCTTTAAACGGGTCGTTACACAATTTTCGAAAGAAGTAAACATCCACGTACGCTCCGTGGACAAATCGATTATCCCTCAAACTCTAAGGACGCTTTTTTTCCGAGGAGAAATGTTTCTGATTTGGAGTTTGGAAGAAGTTGTATATCTTGAGCAAGAGCGTCAAACAATGCTCGAACGCTCTGAAGGGGAAAGATTACTAGATCCGTGGCGGCACGTTTGTATTTTACAGACATGCGCAAATGGCGACGATTTGGTGTTTGATGAATCGTCTTGCTGCCCAGAAGCCATTCGGTTTTTGAGCATCAAACACGCGAAAGGCAACGGTTATCTCCTTGCGGAGAATTTCGAAGACCTAATTCACCGAATGACCTTGCTTGCGCTGCCCGGCTACGATGATAATTGCTGGCTACCGTTCGCGAAAGATTCTACGTCGATGCTAGACCCACATTGCGAGAATGCAAGAATCTGGCGAGAATGGCTCGGATTCCAACCGAGCACCAAGTAG
- a CDS encoding HEAT repeat domain-containing protein, translating to MHLIYSVLPLQKAHFPQLAVNEDTAMQRSILFALVVQLSCVASVFGWEDPVAARKPLKYWVDRLNDSDAEVREQAASFVENELTEFSPWDWAWEGGSYSDPDGRKKRAAFRQEANPLIPELLKALKNKDESVVSAAAEVLMAMGPEAQTALPDLERIILSKSSTASTRMTMFYVLLSATPEDKPVGPILLKLLNSLPWETYENVLNESYRSLPTDDEDQQSENAQKQRGTMVALSIPAYLMPMISSGHTKIEVPYLVKIASGEYPATVRAMAIGILGGLEFDAKSAVPALRKLLKDEDRFVRSWAVNALSDIEPDPQLVPELIEALGLKGEKRDEAEQGMREWFKQQEQERESLRELFEDEDDLMVHFQTLNQMIKHGSGFQRRQAIQHLGQIGPAAKSMIPELRKALLDPDEDTRRMAAEAIKQIETTAPTSNNN from the coding sequence TTGCATTTGATTTATAGCGTTTTGCCGCTCCAGAAGGCACATTTCCCGCAACTGGCCGTCAACGAGGACACCGCCATGCAACGGTCTATTCTGTTTGCTCTTGTGGTTCAGCTTTCGTGTGTGGCATCGGTGTTTGGGTGGGAAGACCCGGTGGCTGCCCGCAAGCCTCTTAAATACTGGGTCGATCGGTTAAATGACTCCGACGCGGAGGTCCGCGAACAGGCAGCGAGCTTTGTGGAAAACGAGCTAACTGAGTTTTCGCCCTGGGATTGGGCTTGGGAAGGAGGAAGTTATTCTGATCCCGATGGACGCAAGAAACGCGCCGCCTTCCGACAGGAAGCAAATCCGCTGATTCCCGAACTGCTCAAGGCGCTGAAGAACAAGGACGAAAGTGTTGTCAGTGCGGCAGCCGAAGTGCTGATGGCCATGGGACCGGAAGCGCAGACAGCATTGCCCGATCTGGAACGAATCATACTCAGCAAATCATCTACCGCATCCACGCGAATGACGATGTTCTACGTGCTGCTGTCCGCCACGCCGGAGGACAAACCTGTTGGGCCGATTTTGCTTAAGCTGCTGAACTCCTTGCCATGGGAAACGTATGAAAACGTATTGAATGAGTCGTACCGCAGTCTTCCTACCGACGACGAAGACCAACAATCTGAGAACGCACAGAAGCAGCGCGGGACCATGGTCGCTTTGTCCATTCCTGCCTACCTTATGCCGATGATCTCTTCTGGTCATACGAAGATTGAAGTGCCTTATCTTGTAAAGATTGCATCGGGAGAATACCCAGCAACCGTCCGAGCAATGGCAATCGGAATTCTGGGAGGGTTGGAATTCGATGCGAAGTCTGCCGTACCAGCGCTACGCAAGCTGCTGAAGGATGAGGACCGCTTCGTCCGCAGCTGGGCAGTCAATGCGCTGAGCGATATTGAACCGGACCCACAGCTCGTTCCCGAGTTGATCGAAGCACTCGGATTGAAAGGTGAGAAGCGAGACGAGGCTGAGCAAGGGATGCGCGAGTGGTTTAAGCAACAAGAACAGGAAAGAGAAAGCTTGCGGGAACTCTTTGAAGATGAAGACGATCTGATGGTTCACTTCCAGACGTTAAACCAGATGATTAAGCATGGAAGCGGTTTCCAACGCCGCCAGGCCATTCAACATCTGGGTCAGATCGGGCCGGCCGCGAAATCCATGATTCCGGAACTTCGCAAAGCACTGCTGGACCCCGACGAAGATACCCGCCGGATGGCCGCCGAGGCGATCAAGCAGATCGAGACGACAGCGCCGACATCTAACAACAATTGA